Proteins found in one Etheostoma spectabile isolate EspeVRDwgs_2016 chromosome 14, UIUC_Espe_1.0, whole genome shotgun sequence genomic segment:
- the zbtb22a gene encoding zinc finger and BTB domain-containing protein 20 isoform X2 encodes MDPTCSASAAQAGLSVQVCFPGARAAVLENLNRQREEGRLCDLSIQVQGQVFRAHRCVLAASSPYFHDQVLLKNVTTVSLPSVMDPVAFESVLSSAYTGQLSIVLDDIVNYVTVASFLQMWHIVDKCTEILKRPRPPADVGPGETAAAHPGTASRQQSPSSTDCLYLEREERRKERKPDALPPLATWRRPQQFPRWGRPRPSSAQHLADSQLDTLPCYTESDYTNWEEAWVSSHSKTSHFAHDGPGHNSRYHGGVPCGEALKQKVRFQQRATPQSVVRRLDKNRESGDIDETQEKRKKEKREIEADEGVGEAAGVEKKGGFGQMGQCDFNPISNENVGQVTGKAGVEETKEKVQRNLVGRDPSSDLPSDQACQTGEAVPGPSCPVSDRLQWQTSPWSQQDQRPQEVEGGSCSKDEDEDDKEEDVDFECFTEGMFSRDTYDEIEDGTGQVSQRPLVPVSPDFTTTGSEVNWPSTSVGQGSSLTPTSSRQLSPSSAAFPPPSSPPTPSSSSSVSLAGAPYTGKVHFCHCGKAYTLKSMRDRHVKMQHLNLRPFGCPVCTKSFKMKHHLTKHLKTHGGLRPYECGMCGKKVIWRDSFLRHQARCERLASSASANGNNASTAAADMDDGYSYGFEDGGAFLANGGQVKVEEVDFHGEMEDGMHGLLGSVSGIVDELRTQTQNLDAGSHVFKEEASESFC; translated from the exons ATGGATCCGACTTGCAGTGCTTCGGCTGCTCAAGCTGGTTTAAGTGTCCAGGTGTGTTTCCCCGGTGCCCGTGCGGCTGTTTTGGAGAATCTGAACCGGCAGCGGGAAGAGGGCAGGCTGTGTGACCTCTCCATCCAGGTGCAAGGACAAGTGTTCAGGGCCCACCGCTGTGTGCTCGCTGCATCCTCACCTTACTTTCATGACCAG GTGTTACTGAAGAATGTTACAACTGTTTCCTTACCCTCAGTTATGGACCCAGTGGCCTTTGAGAGTGTCCTTAGTTCCGCCTACACAGGCCAGCTAAGCATTGTGCTTGATGACATTGTTAACTATGTCACTGTGGCCAGTTTTCTCCAGATGTGGCATATCGTGGACAAATGCACTGAGATCCTGAAGAGGCCTCGGCCCCCAGCAGATGTCGGCCCTGGAGAGACCGCTGCAGCTCACCCTGGCACTGCATCTCGCCAGCAGTCCCCAAGCAGCACAGACTGCTTATATCTGGAAAgggaggaaagaaggaaggaaagaaagccTGATGCCTTGCCTCCCTTAGCTACATGGAGACGTCCACAGCAGTTTCCTAGATGGGGACGGCCACGGCCTTCATCAGCCCAGCACTTAGCCGACTCTCAACTGGACACCCTCCCTTGCTATACAGAGAGTGATTACACCAACTGGGAGGAGGCATGGGTATCGAGCCATTCCAAAACGAGCCACTTTGCTCATGATGGACCTGGCCACAATAGCCGGTACCATGGGGGGGTCCCTTGTGGTGAAGCATTAAAGCAGAAAGTCAGGTTTCAACAGCGAGCAACACCGCAGAGCGTTGTTAGACGGCTTGATAAGAACAGAGAGAGCGGGGACATTGATGAGACacaagagaagaggaagaaggagaagagagagattgAGGCGGATGAGGGAGTTGGAGAAGCAGCAGGCGTGGAGAAGAAGGGAGGCTTTGGACAAATGGGACAATGCG ACTTCAACCCAATTTCAAATGAGAATGTAGGACAAGTCACGGGCaaggcgggtgtggaggagacaAAGGAAAAAGTGCAAAGAAATTTGGTAGGAAGAGATCCTTCTTCAGACCTGCCCAGTGATCAGGCTTGCCAAACAGGTGAAGCAGTTCCGGGCCCTTCCTGTCCAGTCTCGGACCGACTGCAGTGGCAGACAAGTCCCTGGTCTCAACAAGACCAGAGGCCGCAGGAAGTAGAGGGTGGCAGCTGCAGTAAAGACGAGGATGAAGACGATAAGGAGGAGGATGTGGACTTTGAATGTTTCACAGAAGGGATGTTTAGTAGAGACACATATGATGAGATTGAAGATGGCACAGGACAAGTTTCCCAGAGGCCTTTAGTGCCTGTGTCTCCTGACTTCACCACGACAGGCTCGGAGGTGAACTGGCCCTCCACCAGCGTGGGACAGGGTAGCTCATTGACTCCCACCTCAAGTCGCCAATTGTCTCCATCCTCTGCTGCATTTCCGCCACCCTCTTCACCCCCAACGCCATCTTCGTCCTCCTCAGTGTCCCTCGCTGGCGCCCCCTACACAGGCAAAGTCCACTTCTGCCACTGCGGAAAAGCCTACACCCTGAAGAGTATGCGTGACCGGCACGTGAAGATGCAGCACCTCAATCTACGGCCCTTCGGTTGTCCCGTTTGCACAAAGTCCTTCAAGATGAAGCACCACCTAACCAAGCACCTCAAGACTCATGGAGGGCTGCGGCCCTATGAGTGTGGCATGTGTGGGAAAAAAGTCATTTGGAGAGACAGCTTCCTCCGGCATCAGGCCCGATGTGAGAGACTTGCCTCCAGCGCCTCAGCTAACGGCAACAACGCCAGCACAGCTGCAGCGGATATGGATGACGGCTACAGTTATGGATTTGAAGACGGGGGTGCGTTTCTTGCAAACGGAGGACAAGTGAAAGTCGAAGAGGTGGACTTTCACGGGGAGATGGAGGACGGGATGCATGGCTTGTTGGGCAGTGTGTCTGGGATTGTGGATGAGCTAAGAACTCAGACACAAAACCTGGACGCCGGTAGTCATGTTTTTAAAGAGGAGGCGAGTGAGAGCTTTTGTTAA
- the zbtb22a gene encoding zinc finger and BTB domain-containing protein 17 isoform X4: protein MDPVAFESVLSSAYTGQLSIVLDDIVNYVTVASFLQMWHIVDKCTEILKRPRPPADVGPGETAAAHPGTASRQQSPSSTDCLYLEREERRKERKPDALPPLATWRRPQQFPRWGRPRPSSAQHLADSQLDTLPCYTESDYTNWEEAWVSSHSKTSHFAHDGPGHNSRYHGGVPCGEALKQKVRFQQRATPQSVVRRLDKNRESGDIDETQEKRKKEKREIEADEGVGEAAGVEKKGGFGQMGQCADFNPISNENVGQVTGKAGVEETKEKVQRNLVGRDPSSDLPSDQACQTGEAVPGPSCPVSDRLQWQTSPWSQQDQRPQEVEGGSCSKDEDEDDKEEDVDFECFTEGMFSRDTYDEIEDGTGQVSQRPLVPVSPDFTTTGSEVNWPSTSVGQGSSLTPTSSRQLSPSSAAFPPPSSPPTPSSSSSVSLAGAPYTGKVHFCHCGKAYTLKSMRDRHVKMQHLNLRPFGCPVCTKSFKMKHHLTKHLKTHGGLRPYECGMCGKKVIWRDSFLRHQARCERLASSASANGNNASTAAADMDDGYSYGFEDGGAFLANGGQVKVEEVDFHGEMEDGMHGLLGSVSGIVDELRTQTQNLDAGSHVFKEEASESFC, encoded by the exons ATGGACCCAGTGGCCTTTGAGAGTGTCCTTAGTTCCGCCTACACAGGCCAGCTAAGCATTGTGCTTGATGACATTGTTAACTATGTCACTGTGGCCAGTTTTCTCCAGATGTGGCATATCGTGGACAAATGCACTGAGATCCTGAAGAGGCCTCGGCCCCCAGCAGATGTCGGCCCTGGAGAGACCGCTGCAGCTCACCCTGGCACTGCATCTCGCCAGCAGTCCCCAAGCAGCACAGACTGCTTATATCTGGAAAgggaggaaagaaggaaggaaagaaagccTGATGCCTTGCCTCCCTTAGCTACATGGAGACGTCCACAGCAGTTTCCTAGATGGGGACGGCCACGGCCTTCATCAGCCCAGCACTTAGCCGACTCTCAACTGGACACCCTCCCTTGCTATACAGAGAGTGATTACACCAACTGGGAGGAGGCATGGGTATCGAGCCATTCCAAAACGAGCCACTTTGCTCATGATGGACCTGGCCACAATAGCCGGTACCATGGGGGGGTCCCTTGTGGTGAAGCATTAAAGCAGAAAGTCAGGTTTCAACAGCGAGCAACACCGCAGAGCGTTGTTAGACGGCTTGATAAGAACAGAGAGAGCGGGGACATTGATGAGACacaagagaagaggaagaaggagaagagagagattgAGGCGGATGAGGGAGTTGGAGAAGCAGCAGGCGTGGAGAAGAAGGGAGGCTTTGGACAAATGGGACAATGCG CAGACTTCAACCCAATTTCAAATGAGAATGTAGGACAAGTCACGGGCaaggcgggtgtggaggagacaAAGGAAAAAGTGCAAAGAAATTTGGTAGGAAGAGATCCTTCTTCAGACCTGCCCAGTGATCAGGCTTGCCAAACAGGTGAAGCAGTTCCGGGCCCTTCCTGTCCAGTCTCGGACCGACTGCAGTGGCAGACAAGTCCCTGGTCTCAACAAGACCAGAGGCCGCAGGAAGTAGAGGGTGGCAGCTGCAGTAAAGACGAGGATGAAGACGATAAGGAGGAGGATGTGGACTTTGAATGTTTCACAGAAGGGATGTTTAGTAGAGACACATATGATGAGATTGAAGATGGCACAGGACAAGTTTCCCAGAGGCCTTTAGTGCCTGTGTCTCCTGACTTCACCACGACAGGCTCGGAGGTGAACTGGCCCTCCACCAGCGTGGGACAGGGTAGCTCATTGACTCCCACCTCAAGTCGCCAATTGTCTCCATCCTCTGCTGCATTTCCGCCACCCTCTTCACCCCCAACGCCATCTTCGTCCTCCTCAGTGTCCCTCGCTGGCGCCCCCTACACAGGCAAAGTCCACTTCTGCCACTGCGGAAAAGCCTACACCCTGAAGAGTATGCGTGACCGGCACGTGAAGATGCAGCACCTCAATCTACGGCCCTTCGGTTGTCCCGTTTGCACAAAGTCCTTCAAGATGAAGCACCACCTAACCAAGCACCTCAAGACTCATGGAGGGCTGCGGCCCTATGAGTGTGGCATGTGTGGGAAAAAAGTCATTTGGAGAGACAGCTTCCTCCGGCATCAGGCCCGATGTGAGAGACTTGCCTCCAGCGCCTCAGCTAACGGCAACAACGCCAGCACAGCTGCAGCGGATATGGATGACGGCTACAGTTATGGATTTGAAGACGGGGGTGCGTTTCTTGCAAACGGAGGACAAGTGAAAGTCGAAGAGGTGGACTTTCACGGGGAGATGGAGGACGGGATGCATGGCTTGTTGGGCAGTGTGTCTGGGATTGTGGATGAGCTAAGAACTCAGACACAAAACCTGGACGCCGGTAGTCATGTTTTTAAAGAGGAGGCGAGTGAGAGCTTTTGTTAA
- the zbtb22a gene encoding zinc finger and BTB domain-containing protein 20 isoform X1, with translation MDPTCSASAAQAGLSVQVCFPGARAAVLENLNRQREEGRLCDLSIQVQGQVFRAHRCVLAASSPYFHDQVLLKNVTTVSLPSVMDPVAFESVLSSAYTGQLSIVLDDIVNYVTVASFLQMWHIVDKCTEILKRPRPPADVGPGETAAAHPGTASRQQSPSSTDCLYLEREERRKERKPDALPPLATWRRPQQFPRWGRPRPSSAQHLADSQLDTLPCYTESDYTNWEEAWVSSHSKTSHFAHDGPGHNSRYHGGVPCGEALKQKVRFQQRATPQSVVRRLDKNRESGDIDETQEKRKKEKREIEADEGVGEAAGVEKKGGFGQMGQCADFNPISNENVGQVTGKAGVEETKEKVQRNLVGRDPSSDLPSDQACQTGEAVPGPSCPVSDRLQWQTSPWSQQDQRPQEVEGGSCSKDEDEDDKEEDVDFECFTEGMFSRDTYDEIEDGTGQVSQRPLVPVSPDFTTTGSEVNWPSTSVGQGSSLTPTSSRQLSPSSAAFPPPSSPPTPSSSSSVSLAGAPYTGKVHFCHCGKAYTLKSMRDRHVKMQHLNLRPFGCPVCTKSFKMKHHLTKHLKTHGGLRPYECGMCGKKVIWRDSFLRHQARCERLASSASANGNNASTAAADMDDGYSYGFEDGGAFLANGGQVKVEEVDFHGEMEDGMHGLLGSVSGIVDELRTQTQNLDAGSHVFKEEASESFC, from the exons ATGGATCCGACTTGCAGTGCTTCGGCTGCTCAAGCTGGTTTAAGTGTCCAGGTGTGTTTCCCCGGTGCCCGTGCGGCTGTTTTGGAGAATCTGAACCGGCAGCGGGAAGAGGGCAGGCTGTGTGACCTCTCCATCCAGGTGCAAGGACAAGTGTTCAGGGCCCACCGCTGTGTGCTCGCTGCATCCTCACCTTACTTTCATGACCAG GTGTTACTGAAGAATGTTACAACTGTTTCCTTACCCTCAGTTATGGACCCAGTGGCCTTTGAGAGTGTCCTTAGTTCCGCCTACACAGGCCAGCTAAGCATTGTGCTTGATGACATTGTTAACTATGTCACTGTGGCCAGTTTTCTCCAGATGTGGCATATCGTGGACAAATGCACTGAGATCCTGAAGAGGCCTCGGCCCCCAGCAGATGTCGGCCCTGGAGAGACCGCTGCAGCTCACCCTGGCACTGCATCTCGCCAGCAGTCCCCAAGCAGCACAGACTGCTTATATCTGGAAAgggaggaaagaaggaaggaaagaaagccTGATGCCTTGCCTCCCTTAGCTACATGGAGACGTCCACAGCAGTTTCCTAGATGGGGACGGCCACGGCCTTCATCAGCCCAGCACTTAGCCGACTCTCAACTGGACACCCTCCCTTGCTATACAGAGAGTGATTACACCAACTGGGAGGAGGCATGGGTATCGAGCCATTCCAAAACGAGCCACTTTGCTCATGATGGACCTGGCCACAATAGCCGGTACCATGGGGGGGTCCCTTGTGGTGAAGCATTAAAGCAGAAAGTCAGGTTTCAACAGCGAGCAACACCGCAGAGCGTTGTTAGACGGCTTGATAAGAACAGAGAGAGCGGGGACATTGATGAGACacaagagaagaggaagaaggagaagagagagattgAGGCGGATGAGGGAGTTGGAGAAGCAGCAGGCGTGGAGAAGAAGGGAGGCTTTGGACAAATGGGACAATGCG CAGACTTCAACCCAATTTCAAATGAGAATGTAGGACAAGTCACGGGCaaggcgggtgtggaggagacaAAGGAAAAAGTGCAAAGAAATTTGGTAGGAAGAGATCCTTCTTCAGACCTGCCCAGTGATCAGGCTTGCCAAACAGGTGAAGCAGTTCCGGGCCCTTCCTGTCCAGTCTCGGACCGACTGCAGTGGCAGACAAGTCCCTGGTCTCAACAAGACCAGAGGCCGCAGGAAGTAGAGGGTGGCAGCTGCAGTAAAGACGAGGATGAAGACGATAAGGAGGAGGATGTGGACTTTGAATGTTTCACAGAAGGGATGTTTAGTAGAGACACATATGATGAGATTGAAGATGGCACAGGACAAGTTTCCCAGAGGCCTTTAGTGCCTGTGTCTCCTGACTTCACCACGACAGGCTCGGAGGTGAACTGGCCCTCCACCAGCGTGGGACAGGGTAGCTCATTGACTCCCACCTCAAGTCGCCAATTGTCTCCATCCTCTGCTGCATTTCCGCCACCCTCTTCACCCCCAACGCCATCTTCGTCCTCCTCAGTGTCCCTCGCTGGCGCCCCCTACACAGGCAAAGTCCACTTCTGCCACTGCGGAAAAGCCTACACCCTGAAGAGTATGCGTGACCGGCACGTGAAGATGCAGCACCTCAATCTACGGCCCTTCGGTTGTCCCGTTTGCACAAAGTCCTTCAAGATGAAGCACCACCTAACCAAGCACCTCAAGACTCATGGAGGGCTGCGGCCCTATGAGTGTGGCATGTGTGGGAAAAAAGTCATTTGGAGAGACAGCTTCCTCCGGCATCAGGCCCGATGTGAGAGACTTGCCTCCAGCGCCTCAGCTAACGGCAACAACGCCAGCACAGCTGCAGCGGATATGGATGACGGCTACAGTTATGGATTTGAAGACGGGGGTGCGTTTCTTGCAAACGGAGGACAAGTGAAAGTCGAAGAGGTGGACTTTCACGGGGAGATGGAGGACGGGATGCATGGCTTGTTGGGCAGTGTGTCTGGGATTGTGGATGAGCTAAGAACTCAGACACAAAACCTGGACGCCGGTAGTCATGTTTTTAAAGAGGAGGCGAGTGAGAGCTTTTGTTAA
- the zbtb22a gene encoding zinc finger and BTB domain-containing protein 22 isoform X3 — MDPTCSASAAQAGLSVQVCFPGARAAVLENLNRQREEGRLCDLSIQVQGQVFRAHRCVLAASSPYFHDQVLLKNVTTVSLPSVMDPVAFESVLSSAYTGQLSIVLDDIVNYVTVASFLQMWHIVDKCTEILKRPRPPADVGPGETAAAHPGTASRQQSPSSTDCLYLEREERRKERKPDALPPLATWRRPQQFPRWGRPRPSSAQHLADSQLDTLPCYTESDYTNWEEAWVSSHSKTSHFAHDGPGHNSRYHGGVPCGEALKQKVRFQQRATPQSVVRRLDKNRESGDIDETQEKRKKEKREIEADEGVGEAAGVEKKGGFGQMGQCADFNPISNENVGQVTGKAGVEETKEKVQRNLVGRDPSSDLPSDQACQTGEWQTSPWSQQDQRPQEVEGGSCSKDEDEDDKEEDVDFECFTEGMFSRDTYDEIEDGTGQVSQRPLVPVSPDFTTTGSEVNWPSTSVGQGSSLTPTSSRQLSPSSAAFPPPSSPPTPSSSSSVSLAGAPYTGKVHFCHCGKAYTLKSMRDRHVKMQHLNLRPFGCPVCTKSFKMKHHLTKHLKTHGGLRPYECGMCGKKVIWRDSFLRHQARCERLASSASANGNNASTAAADMDDGYSYGFEDGGAFLANGGQVKVEEVDFHGEMEDGMHGLLGSVSGIVDELRTQTQNLDAGSHVFKEEASESFC, encoded by the exons ATGGATCCGACTTGCAGTGCTTCGGCTGCTCAAGCTGGTTTAAGTGTCCAGGTGTGTTTCCCCGGTGCCCGTGCGGCTGTTTTGGAGAATCTGAACCGGCAGCGGGAAGAGGGCAGGCTGTGTGACCTCTCCATCCAGGTGCAAGGACAAGTGTTCAGGGCCCACCGCTGTGTGCTCGCTGCATCCTCACCTTACTTTCATGACCAG GTGTTACTGAAGAATGTTACAACTGTTTCCTTACCCTCAGTTATGGACCCAGTGGCCTTTGAGAGTGTCCTTAGTTCCGCCTACACAGGCCAGCTAAGCATTGTGCTTGATGACATTGTTAACTATGTCACTGTGGCCAGTTTTCTCCAGATGTGGCATATCGTGGACAAATGCACTGAGATCCTGAAGAGGCCTCGGCCCCCAGCAGATGTCGGCCCTGGAGAGACCGCTGCAGCTCACCCTGGCACTGCATCTCGCCAGCAGTCCCCAAGCAGCACAGACTGCTTATATCTGGAAAgggaggaaagaaggaaggaaagaaagccTGATGCCTTGCCTCCCTTAGCTACATGGAGACGTCCACAGCAGTTTCCTAGATGGGGACGGCCACGGCCTTCATCAGCCCAGCACTTAGCCGACTCTCAACTGGACACCCTCCCTTGCTATACAGAGAGTGATTACACCAACTGGGAGGAGGCATGGGTATCGAGCCATTCCAAAACGAGCCACTTTGCTCATGATGGACCTGGCCACAATAGCCGGTACCATGGGGGGGTCCCTTGTGGTGAAGCATTAAAGCAGAAAGTCAGGTTTCAACAGCGAGCAACACCGCAGAGCGTTGTTAGACGGCTTGATAAGAACAGAGAGAGCGGGGACATTGATGAGACacaagagaagaggaagaaggagaagagagagattgAGGCGGATGAGGGAGTTGGAGAAGCAGCAGGCGTGGAGAAGAAGGGAGGCTTTGGACAAATGGGACAATGCG CAGACTTCAACCCAATTTCAAATGAGAATGTAGGACAAGTCACGGGCaaggcgggtgtggaggagacaAAGGAAAAAGTGCAAAGAAATTTGGTAGGAAGAGATCCTTCTTCAGACCTGCCCAGTGATCAGGCTTGCCAAACAGGTGAA TGGCAGACAAGTCCCTGGTCTCAACAAGACCAGAGGCCGCAGGAAGTAGAGGGTGGCAGCTGCAGTAAAGACGAGGATGAAGACGATAAGGAGGAGGATGTGGACTTTGAATGTTTCACAGAAGGGATGTTTAGTAGAGACACATATGATGAGATTGAAGATGGCACAGGACAAGTTTCCCAGAGGCCTTTAGTGCCTGTGTCTCCTGACTTCACCACGACAGGCTCGGAGGTGAACTGGCCCTCCACCAGCGTGGGACAGGGTAGCTCATTGACTCCCACCTCAAGTCGCCAATTGTCTCCATCCTCTGCTGCATTTCCGCCACCCTCTTCACCCCCAACGCCATCTTCGTCCTCCTCAGTGTCCCTCGCTGGCGCCCCCTACACAGGCAAAGTCCACTTCTGCCACTGCGGAAAAGCCTACACCCTGAAGAGTATGCGTGACCGGCACGTGAAGATGCAGCACCTCAATCTACGGCCCTTCGGTTGTCCCGTTTGCACAAAGTCCTTCAAGATGAAGCACCACCTAACCAAGCACCTCAAGACTCATGGAGGGCTGCGGCCCTATGAGTGTGGCATGTGTGGGAAAAAAGTCATTTGGAGAGACAGCTTCCTCCGGCATCAGGCCCGATGTGAGAGACTTGCCTCCAGCGCCTCAGCTAACGGCAACAACGCCAGCACAGCTGCAGCGGATATGGATGACGGCTACAGTTATGGATTTGAAGACGGGGGTGCGTTTCTTGCAAACGGAGGACAAGTGAAAGTCGAAGAGGTGGACTTTCACGGGGAGATGGAGGACGGGATGCATGGCTTGTTGGGCAGTGTGTCTGGGATTGTGGATGAGCTAAGAACTCAGACACAAAACCTGGACGCCGGTAGTCATGTTTTTAAAGAGGAGGCGAGTGAGAGCTTTTGTTAA